The Opitutaceae bacterium genome window below encodes:
- a CDS encoding sulfatase-like hydrolase/transferase has product MTKTQLPFVALACAISFLGTPVGAAPSKRPNVLLIITDQQQAGMMSCTGNRYVSTPALDRLAASGVRFEKAFCANPVCGPSRTSMMTGVLPSRMGIGFNEGVMLPVPEKVLNHSLGRVFRGAGYVAAYGGKWHSAVKPAESGFEFISKDERAGLANACVAFLRGKHTQPFLLVASFINPHDICYMGLRDYAQAKKIYWPALMNSKVELRDLDEALKLPPGVSREEFFARICPPLPDNFEVPPGEAEGMWTADNRVYRHYIRENWSTEQWRLHRWAYSRLTEKADAEIGQVLDALRETGLDENTLVVFTSDHGEMAGAHRLEHKSVPYEEAIRIPLIVSYKGVVRPGVVDREHLISTGLDLIPTLMGFAGIPVPSSLPGQSLHQVAQGQQTSWRSYVVIEGGAFRVIRTARYKYVIYNSGDRREQLIDLNKDPGEMRNLAGSPEYQSILAEHRQYMREWIKSNQDTIAAAYIIN; this is encoded by the coding sequence ATGACCAAGACACAATTGCCGTTCGTGGCGCTCGCTTGTGCCATTTCCTTCCTGGGCACGCCGGTTGGCGCGGCTCCGTCGAAGCGGCCGAATGTGCTTCTGATCATCACCGATCAGCAGCAAGCAGGCATGATGAGCTGCACAGGCAACCGCTACGTGAGCACGCCGGCCCTCGACCGACTCGCCGCCTCCGGGGTGCGGTTCGAGAAGGCATTCTGCGCGAATCCGGTCTGCGGACCGTCGCGTACCTCCATGATGACGGGAGTTCTGCCCAGCCGCATGGGGATTGGTTTCAATGAAGGCGTCATGCTGCCTGTGCCCGAGAAAGTCCTGAACCACAGCCTGGGCCGGGTCTTCCGAGGTGCAGGCTATGTGGCAGCCTATGGTGGCAAGTGGCATTCGGCGGTGAAGCCCGCGGAAAGCGGGTTTGAGTTCATTTCCAAGGATGAACGGGCGGGTCTGGCCAATGCCTGTGTTGCCTTCCTCCGGGGAAAGCACACGCAGCCGTTCCTCCTGGTCGCCTCGTTCATCAATCCGCACGACATCTGCTACATGGGCCTGCGGGACTACGCACAGGCAAAGAAGATCTACTGGCCTGCGCTGATGAATTCGAAGGTGGAATTGCGGGATCTGGACGAGGCGTTGAAACTTCCCCCGGGCGTTTCCCGGGAGGAGTTCTTTGCGAGGATCTGTCCGCCCCTGCCGGACAATTTCGAGGTTCCGCCGGGCGAGGCGGAGGGAATGTGGACGGCGGACAATCGGGTCTACCGCCATTATATCCGGGAGAACTGGAGCACGGAACAGTGGCGCTTGCATCGCTGGGCCTACTCCCGACTCACGGAAAAAGCCGACGCTGAGATTGGCCAGGTGCTCGACGCCCTGCGCGAGACGGGTCTGGATGAGAACACCTTGGTGGTTTTCACCAGCGACCATGGCGAGATGGCCGGCGCCCATCGTTTGGAGCACAAGTCGGTGCCCTACGAGGAAGCGATCCGGATACCACTGATCGTCAGTTACAAGGGCGTCGTCCGACCCGGTGTGGTGGACCGGGAGCATCTGATTTCCACCGGGCTGGATCTCATCCCCACGCTGATGGGCTTCGCCGGCATCCCCGTCCCTTCATCGCTGCCGGGTCAGAGCCTGCATCAGGTGGCTCAAGGACAGCAGACTTCCTGGCGCAGCTACGTGGTGATCGAGGGCGGCGCCTTCCGCGTCATCCGGACGGCCCGCTACAAATACGTCATCTACAATTCGGGCGACCGCCGCGAGCAATTGATCGACCTGAACAAGGATCCCGGCGAAATGCGGAACCTAGCCGGCAGCCCGGAATATCAATCGATCCTGGCGGAGCACCGACAGTACATGCGCGAGTGGATCAAATCAAACCAGGATACCATTGCCGCCGCGTATATCATCAACTGA
- a CDS encoding FecR domain-containing protein: protein MNTGPRIINRAIDRQAAEWFGRREVGLTPDEEQEFQKWLSADCRHAEHYSQFDEIWKNLDRIKKLRSFQSVPVVERRPVFKIRRVWLPTVLATAAAIAIVFIQWPGPNPRLVQYTIASEAGGMKKLELPDASTVWLNGDTVVSANFTADERRVDLRRGEAFFTVAKDPARPFIVSAAGVSVRAVGTAFNVALTSSRLEVLVTEGKVRLEDAARGQSVLPKSGQNEQPPLLGAGQKATLALPTATFAMPTATVVAISSPEAKEALAWQVKLLEFDMQPLSEVVAQFNRYNRHQLVIESPSLARRTFGGTFRADNCEVLVELLEARFDVIAERSGDKTILRLRR from the coding sequence ATGAACACCGGTCCACGAATCATCAACCGCGCTATCGATCGCCAGGCCGCCGAGTGGTTCGGCCGGCGCGAAGTCGGCCTGACTCCCGATGAAGAACAGGAATTTCAAAAGTGGCTCAGTGCGGATTGCCGTCACGCCGAACATTACAGCCAGTTCGATGAAATCTGGAAAAACCTCGATCGTATCAAGAAATTGAGAAGCTTCCAGAGCGTGCCGGTGGTTGAGCGGAGGCCGGTTTTCAAGATCCGCAGGGTTTGGTTGCCCACGGTCCTTGCCACTGCCGCCGCCATTGCCATTGTGTTTATCCAATGGCCGGGTCCCAATCCCCGGCTCGTCCAATACACCATTGCGAGCGAGGCGGGTGGAATGAAGAAGCTCGAGCTTCCTGACGCTTCCACTGTCTGGTTGAATGGCGACACGGTCGTGAGCGCAAATTTCACCGCCGACGAGCGGCGGGTGGACCTGCGACGCGGCGAGGCCTTCTTCACGGTGGCGAAGGATCCTGCCCGCCCGTTCATCGTGAGCGCGGCAGGAGTGTCGGTCCGGGCCGTTGGCACGGCCTTCAACGTGGCGCTGACCTCTTCCAGGCTGGAAGTGCTGGTGACGGAAGGGAAGGTGCGGCTGGAAGACGCGGCGAGGGGCCAATCCGTGCTCCCAAAGTCGGGTCAGAACGAACAGCCTCCGCTCCTGGGTGCTGGTCAAAAGGCAACGCTCGCCCTGCCGACCGCCACGTTTGCCATGCCGACGGCGACGGTTGTGGCGATTTCCTCACCCGAGGCGAAAGAGGCGCTCGCCTGGCAGGTGAAACTGCTGGAATTCGACATGCAGCCGCTCAGCGAGGTGGTGGCGCAATTCAACCGTTACAATCGGCACCAGTTGGTCATTGAGAGTCCGAGTCTCGCCCGCCGCACGTTCGGCGGCACCTTCCGTGCGGACAATTGCGAGGTTCTGGTCGAGCTTCTCGAAGCCCGCTTTGATGTCATTGCGGAACGCTCCGGCGATAAGACGATCCTTCGCCTTCGCCGGTAG
- a CDS encoding TonB-dependent receptor — MTSYSSVVCRSLWLAFVTLACSLALSASALAADMTREATFDIPAGSAVNALKLFSAQSGQQLLYSNADLAGVTTNEVKGRFNITKALDQMLADTPLVASRDASNSAVAVARTERRTESPVPTTAGATAASASESRNAPPQDDDAIVLSPFTVTGEEDDGYLATSTLAGTRIRTNRRDIGSALSIITPQFLKDIGARNSRELLVYTLGTEIGGVGGNFTGAGNGVVLTERGMLAEPDKNNRIRGLATADNTRDLNTTDIPWDTYNIDRVEMQRGPNAILFGLGSPGGLINSSLKQAGFKNLGSVATRFDSNNSIRASLDLNRVLLKKELAIRLDTLKDRTYYQQKPAFNDDERIFGALRYDPRFLNKGSAHTSLRVNYEHGKIKSNNPRSMPPMDRITPWFETGTTTVNGRVFNNLNKYTDDFRYRNLFFPSIPGSGSLLPSSTFYQPGISDLNNGNYAFLDPGVSGVQIGKYYANQTAYNEAIGGLGPNGSVDGTIGGLFGTARLSMVGTTSEIARRLGVPFAFDIKNKAIVDTSIYDYFHLLIDGPTKRERRNFEAVNIALSQTFWNNRVGLEVAFDHQRYEMSNDAFLWGVGTGDAAITVDVNSLLPDGTPNPNVGRPMVANRSVQGGNGTQTERKDLHVTAFAELRADDFLKQSWLATFLGRHVFTAAVSQNDYFRADQSRGNYAINTGSSLFSGQLFIRREFNTITYLGPDLRGRNSASGLNLSNIQRELFLTNNTAVAFDATWKPSRNPADASYVNPAAVWVNPLRNNLVSTQSENPANYVGWTNVPVQVLSTDLGDKRLLTTFANKGRDKVSSQAFVWQGYFWKDKIVTTFGYRKDIDKAYKIAATNAPDGFADESAARYVLPTTPSNRVNVSSKSYSVVVHTPDFIRNRLPKGMDFSLFYNTSSNFQPAASRVDVLAKPMDSPEGVTTDYGIVVSFLDSRFLVRVNKFDSTANNASYTLLNANVIGDIERASWISAKRYEAGLTGNPLYAGPEYNYGAVVNGVFTQTQADRARQQQDVKAVLDNFAPEIWTAWNLGGQPTDAFWQLGAGASFALPPAGMTGTTDTFSKGYEIELNFKPVNDWDIALNAANIKAGRTNIAGGTMKKWMDARNAVWNGPGGNMLMSGTGTATYSERWNSGVYNNYKLQQLLDGSLAPEVRQWRVNFITNYRFSEGKLKNFNLGGAYRWEDKVVIGYPSITTTINGVSLNSYDIKKPYYGPGDEGLDLWIGYTRKISRNIKWHAQLNTRNLLGKNELIPINAQPDGSAAAFRIKEGVSWQITNTFEF, encoded by the coding sequence ATGACCTCCTACTCCTCTGTTGTTTGTCGGTCCTTGTGGTTAGCCTTCGTCACCTTGGCGTGCAGCTTGGCTTTATCCGCGAGCGCGCTGGCTGCGGATATGACCAGAGAAGCGACCTTCGATATTCCTGCTGGTAGCGCGGTAAATGCCCTGAAATTGTTTTCCGCGCAATCAGGCCAGCAGTTGCTATACTCCAACGCGGACCTCGCCGGGGTGACGACCAATGAGGTAAAGGGCAGGTTCAACATCACCAAGGCGCTTGATCAAATGCTGGCCGACACGCCGCTTGTCGCCAGCCGGGATGCCAGCAATAGCGCGGTGGCGGTGGCGCGGACCGAACGTCGCACTGAGTCCCCGGTGCCCACGACCGCCGGGGCAACCGCGGCTTCAGCGTCGGAATCGCGAAACGCTCCGCCGCAGGATGACGATGCCATCGTGCTCTCACCCTTCACGGTGACAGGCGAGGAAGACGACGGCTATCTGGCGACAAGCACATTGGCTGGCACGCGCATCAGGACCAACCGGCGGGATATTGGCTCAGCTCTCTCGATCATCACACCACAGTTTCTCAAGGATATCGGCGCAAGGAACAGCCGAGAGCTCCTCGTCTATACGCTGGGAACTGAGATCGGCGGGGTCGGAGGCAACTTCACGGGTGCGGGCAACGGCGTCGTGCTCACTGAGCGAGGCATGCTGGCGGAGCCCGACAAGAACAACCGCATCCGTGGCCTTGCCACTGCCGACAACACCCGCGATCTGAACACGACCGACATCCCTTGGGACACCTACAATATCGACCGTGTGGAAATGCAGCGCGGACCCAACGCGATTCTTTTTGGCCTGGGCAGTCCGGGAGGCCTGATCAATAGCAGTCTCAAGCAGGCGGGATTCAAGAACCTTGGCTCGGTGGCGACACGCTTCGACAGCAACAACAGCATCCGTGCGTCATTGGATTTGAACCGCGTGCTGTTGAAGAAAGAGCTGGCCATCAGGTTGGACACTTTGAAGGACCGCACTTACTATCAGCAGAAACCGGCGTTCAATGATGACGAACGGATTTTCGGAGCGCTCCGCTATGATCCGAGATTTTTGAACAAGGGATCGGCTCACACCAGCCTGCGGGTCAATTATGAGCACGGTAAGATCAAGTCCAACAACCCGCGCAGCATGCCGCCGATGGATCGAATCACCCCCTGGTTCGAGACGGGTACGACCACGGTCAACGGAAGGGTATTCAACAATCTCAATAAATACACCGATGATTTCCGCTATAGAAACTTGTTTTTTCCCTCTATCCCAGGGTCGGGTTCATTGTTGCCGAGCAGTACGTTTTATCAACCCGGAATATCCGATCTAAACAATGGCAATTATGCTTTCCTGGACCCGGGCGTAAGCGGGGTGCAGATCGGTAAATATTACGCCAATCAGACCGCATACAATGAGGCGATAGGCGGTCTTGGGCCCAACGGGTCTGTCGACGGAACCATCGGTGGCTTGTTTGGAACGGCGCGACTGAGCATGGTGGGCACGACCAGTGAAATAGCCAGGCGCCTGGGCGTGCCATTCGCTTTTGATATCAAGAACAAGGCCATTGTCGATACCAGCATCTACGACTATTTTCATCTGTTGATCGATGGGCCGACGAAAAGGGAACGGCGCAACTTCGAGGCGGTCAACATCGCCCTAAGCCAGACCTTCTGGAACAACCGGGTCGGCCTTGAGGTCGCGTTCGATCATCAGCGCTATGAAATGTCGAATGACGCCTTTTTATGGGGCGTGGGCACTGGCGACGCCGCCATTACGGTTGATGTCAATTCGCTTCTCCCGGACGGGACACCCAATCCGAATGTCGGCCGGCCGATGGTCGCAAACCGCTCGGTTCAGGGAGGGAACGGCACGCAGACAGAGCGCAAGGATCTCCATGTGACCGCGTTCGCTGAGCTGCGGGCCGATGATTTCCTGAAACAATCCTGGCTCGCCACATTTCTCGGCAGACATGTCTTCACTGCGGCGGTCAGCCAGAACGATTACTTCCGGGCGGATCAATCACGCGGAAATTACGCGATCAACACCGGTTCCAGCCTGTTTAGTGGCCAGTTGTTTATCCGGCGTGAATTCAATACCATCACCTACCTCGGACCCGATTTGAGGGGCAGAAATTCGGCCTCCGGTCTCAACCTTTCAAACATCCAAAGGGAATTGTTTCTGACCAACAATACTGCTGTCGCATTTGACGCCACTTGGAAGCCGTCAAGAAATCCAGCGGACGCCAGTTACGTCAATCCAGCGGCGGTTTGGGTGAATCCATTGCGAAACAACCTTGTTTCGACCCAGTCGGAAAATCCGGCCAACTACGTTGGTTGGACCAATGTCCCTGTTCAGGTCCTGAGTACCGACCTCGGAGACAAGCGCCTTCTCACTACCTTCGCGAACAAAGGTCGCGACAAGGTCAGTTCACAGGCCTTCGTCTGGCAGGGTTACTTCTGGAAAGACAAGATCGTCACAACTTTCGGTTACCGTAAGGACATTGACAAGGCCTACAAGATCGCTGCGACCAACGCGCCCGACGGATTTGCCGATGAATCAGCTGCCCGCTACGTGCTCCCCACCACACCGTCGAACCGGGTGAACGTATCGAGCAAGAGCTACAGTGTGGTCGTTCACACGCCGGATTTCATTCGCAACAGGTTGCCCAAGGGTATGGATTTCAGTTTGTTCTATAACACTTCCTCGAATTTCCAGCCGGCAGCAAGCCGGGTCGATGTCCTGGCCAAGCCCATGGACAGCCCGGAAGGAGTGACAACCGACTATGGCATAGTGGTGTCGTTTCTCGACAGTCGTTTCCTAGTGAGGGTAAACAAATTCGACAGCACTGCCAATAACGCATCCTACACGCTACTCAATGCCAACGTCATTGGCGACATAGAGCGGGCCTCGTGGATCAGCGCGAAACGTTACGAAGCGGGCCTTACTGGCAACCCTCTCTATGCCGGACCGGAATACAATTATGGAGCGGTCGTGAACGGTGTGTTCACGCAGACCCAGGCAGACCGAGCGAGACAGCAGCAGGACGTCAAGGCTGTCCTGGATAACTTCGCCCCCGAGATTTGGACCGCGTGGAATCTGGGTGGTCAGCCGACCGATGCATTTTGGCAGCTGGGGGCTGGCGCAAGCTTTGCCTTGCCACCTGCGGGCATGACTGGGACCACGGACACGTTTTCGAAGGGCTATGAGATAGAGCTCAATTTCAAGCCTGTGAATGATTGGGATATCGCCCTCAATGCGGCGAACATCAAAGCTGGTCGGACCAATATCGCCGGGGGTACAATGAAAAAGTGGATGGACGCGCGCAATGCTGTTTGGAACGGCCCTGGCGGGAATATGCTGATGAGTGGGACCGGCACGGCGACATACAGCGAGCGATGGAACAGCGGAGTCTACAATAACTATAAGCTGCAGCAACTGCTCGACGGCAGTCTTGCACCGGAAGTTCGGCAATGGCGGGTCAATTTTATCACCAACTATCGTTTCTCGGAGGGAAAATTGAAGAACTTCAATCTGGGTGGGGCATATCGTTGGGAGGACAAGGTTGTCATCGGCTATCCTTCGATTACGACGACCATCAACGGCGTTTCGCTGAATTCCTATGATATCAAGAAACCGTATTATGGTCCAGGGGATGAGGGCCTTGACCTTTGGATCGGATACACGAGAAAAATATCAAGGAACATCAAGTGGCATGCACAGCTGAACACCAGGAACTTATTGGGCAAGAATGAACTGATCCCGATCAACGCGCAGCCGGACGGCTCGGCTGCAGCCTTCCGTATCAAGGAAGGTGTGAGCTGGCAAATCACCAACACCTTCGAATTCTAG
- a CDS encoding sulfatase, with protein sequence MKYVLTYPAFACLIVGIAANPRPNIVWLLAEDMSPNLGAYGDPDAQSPTLDRLAARGVRYERAFTVAGVCAPSRSSLITGMYASSLGSQHMRCIATLSAETPLLPALLRKAGYYCTNNVKEDYNFVTPRGAWDESSRKAHWRNRSENQPFFSVFDFKVTHEQFLRATPEQFARAAGGAVQIAQRDGSRLKLPAWLPDTPAVRKEWARYHEMITALDRQVAALLLQLQEDGLEDETIVIFFSDHGAGFPRAKQFLYDSSTRVPLIVYCPPRWRHLLQVPAGTADRQLVSTVDLAPTVLSVAGIEPPAMMPGRVFLGSSTGEPREYVYGIRDRMDERCDTSRTVRNDRFRYHRNYRPDLPHFPGLTYMDLLQTSQEFRRLAKVGGLPVGLTHFMAARQGIEELYDIQSDPAELQDLSANPDYAMELRRLRKLHFDWVRATRDTGLIPEQMLRDFAVGGSEYAYAHSDAYQLDRCIDTVRLMEDGANGLAALAHALVDEYPPVRYWAAVGLGVLGKKAQPAAELLGHALEDSFSEVALAAAEALGQIGDARPALPVVARLLENGRPLEALVAGNVADRLGDAARPIADVLLRVAATKPVGDLGLMRQWIVVHALSQIDQASMPVAKAGNLTDAGVAPIEITPEHPIRLSTFPRLGGGLSIGRSLCWLASF encoded by the coding sequence GTGAAGTATGTTCTGACATATCCGGCCTTTGCTTGCCTGATTGTCGGAATCGCCGCGAATCCGCGACCCAACATCGTGTGGCTATTGGCCGAGGACATGAGTCCAAATCTCGGTGCCTATGGTGATCCCGACGCGCAGTCTCCCACCCTGGATCGATTGGCGGCAAGAGGAGTCCGCTATGAACGAGCCTTTACCGTTGCCGGGGTCTGCGCACCTTCGCGTTCGAGTCTCATCACTGGCATGTACGCTTCGTCGCTTGGGTCTCAACACATGAGGTGCATCGCGACACTGTCAGCCGAGACTCCACTGTTGCCGGCTCTGCTCCGCAAGGCCGGCTACTATTGCACAAACAACGTCAAGGAGGACTACAATTTTGTCACCCCGCGCGGCGCGTGGGATGAATCGAGTCGGAAAGCCCACTGGCGGAATCGATCGGAAAACCAACCTTTCTTCAGCGTATTTGATTTCAAGGTGACCCATGAGCAGTTCTTGCGTGCGACTCCCGAGCAATTTGCCCGCGCCGCAGGAGGTGCGGTGCAGATTGCCCAACGAGATGGTTCCCGATTGAAACTTCCAGCGTGGCTTCCCGACACCCCGGCTGTGAGGAAGGAATGGGCTCGATATCACGAAATGATCACCGCGCTCGATCGGCAGGTAGCGGCGTTGCTGCTGCAACTTCAGGAGGACGGGCTTGAGGATGAGACCATTGTGATATTCTTCTCTGATCACGGTGCCGGCTTTCCACGCGCCAAGCAATTCCTGTACGACTCAAGCACCCGGGTGCCGCTGATCGTTTATTGTCCTCCGCGTTGGCGCCATCTGCTGCAGGTTCCGGCCGGTACGGCGGATCGGCAACTGGTGAGTACTGTGGACTTGGCGCCGACGGTCCTGAGTGTTGCAGGGATCGAACCTCCAGCGATGATGCCCGGGCGGGTTTTTCTCGGTTCATCGACGGGCGAGCCACGTGAATATGTCTATGGCATTCGTGACCGTATGGATGAGCGATGCGACACCAGCCGCACAGTGCGAAACGACCGGTTTCGGTATCACCGCAACTATCGTCCCGACCTCCCACATTTTCCTGGTTTGACTTACATGGATCTCCTCCAGACTTCGCAGGAATTCCGTCGCCTGGCGAAGGTCGGTGGTCTGCCAGTTGGCTTGACCCATTTCATGGCAGCTCGGCAAGGCATTGAGGAACTCTATGACATCCAATCGGACCCGGCGGAGCTGCAGGATCTTTCAGCAAATCCGGATTACGCGATGGAGCTGCGGCGCCTCCGAAAACTACACTTCGATTGGGTGCGAGCTACCAGGGACACGGGCTTGATCCCCGAACAAATGCTTCGGGATTTTGCAGTCGGTGGCAGCGAATATGCCTATGCTCACAGTGATGCCTACCAACTTGATCGGTGCATCGATACTGTGCGTTTGATGGAGGACGGTGCGAATGGTCTGGCTGCCTTGGCGCATGCGTTGGTCGATGAGTATCCGCCCGTGCGGTATTGGGCAGCGGTTGGCCTTGGAGTTCTTGGAAAGAAGGCCCAGCCAGCAGCCGAGCTTCTCGGCCATGCGCTTGAGGATTCCTTTTCTGAAGTAGCTCTTGCCGCTGCCGAAGCACTGGGGCAGATCGGCGACGCAAGACCCGCGTTGCCAGTTGTGGCCAGATTGCTTGAAAACGGCCGGCCCTTGGAGGCGCTGGTCGCGGGGAATGTTGCGGACCGGCTGGGTGACGCCGCGCGACCAATCGCTGATGTGCTGCTACGCGTAGCTGCGACCAAGCCAGTTGGAGATCTTGGACTGATGCGTCAGTGGATCGTCGTTCACGCCCTGAGCCAAATCGACCAGGCGAGTATGCCGGTGGCGAAAGCGGGGAACTTGACTGATGCTGGTGTGGCACCGATCGAAATCACACCAGAGCATCCTATCCGCCTATCTACATTTCCTCGG
- a CDS encoding sulfatase-like hydrolase/transferase, which produces MSFRLRRTVLLVSVVLFSFTRLLAADPPGAKRPNILFIFSDDQSYRTLGCYGGGPAWIRTPNIDRLAARGVRFERSYFGAWCMPSRASMLTGRLQHAVMSMTMVGRYPSSSYDPALCPFVPAQFRQQGYQTAQIGKWHTGTDTGYGRDWDYQVVWNRPGHPENAGNYYASQILTTDGVDQPVQGYSTDNYTDLAVDYINGRHRDPDKPWYLWLCYPAVHGPTTPAERHRGFFAGKSAPMPVDIFGPWPGKPAYLEKTKAWKPGRDGRPVMRTNEERKTSFDTVFAEKTYDSWIQQVNECMLALDEGVGRVLAAVEASGQLESTLVVFAADQGYGLGEHGFNHKVAPYDATVASPLIISWAGRIPAGKVCRHPVNAPDLIDLLCSTAGVGIPWKTHGRDIRPLLENPETTTWNSPMLMTNTGDSYGAETDVIPTDRRLTRIANIPWYVLLRDGRYKYVRYLIADEMEEIYDLETDPEELTNLAVLPEHQALLLKLRNRAIAELRRTEAKFVDHLPPTLAETSDSTGPLPD; this is translated from the coding sequence ATGTCCTTCCGTCTGCGCCGGACTGTCCTGCTTGTCAGCGTGGTCCTGTTTTCCTTTACTCGGCTGCTCGCCGCCGACCCGCCCGGGGCCAAGCGGCCGAACATACTGTTTATCTTCTCAGACGATCAGTCATACAGGACGCTGGGTTGCTACGGCGGCGGTCCTGCGTGGATCCGGACGCCGAACATCGACCGATTGGCCGCGAGGGGCGTGCGGTTTGAGCGTAGCTACTTCGGGGCTTGGTGCATGCCGTCGCGGGCGTCGATGCTTACCGGTCGACTCCAGCATGCGGTGATGAGCATGACGATGGTGGGACGGTATCCGTCCAGCTCCTACGACCCGGCGCTGTGTCCCTTTGTGCCGGCCCAGTTCCGCCAGCAGGGCTACCAGACCGCGCAGATCGGCAAGTGGCACACCGGTACCGATACAGGCTATGGCCGCGACTGGGATTACCAGGTTGTCTGGAACCGGCCCGGGCATCCGGAGAACGCTGGCAATTACTACGCCAGTCAGATCCTGACCACTGACGGAGTGGATCAGCCGGTCCAAGGTTACTCGACTGACAACTACACCGACCTGGCGGTCGATTACATCAATGGTCGGCACCGGGACCCCGACAAGCCATGGTACTTGTGGCTGTGCTACCCTGCGGTTCACGGGCCGACGACGCCTGCCGAACGACACCGGGGATTCTTTGCTGGGAAGTCCGCGCCGATGCCGGTCGACATCTTTGGCCCGTGGCCTGGCAAACCGGCGTACTTGGAAAAGACCAAAGCTTGGAAGCCCGGTCGCGATGGCCGGCCGGTCATGCGGACGAACGAAGAAAGGAAGACGAGCTTCGACACCGTGTTCGCCGAGAAGACCTATGACTCCTGGATCCAGCAGGTGAACGAATGTATGCTGGCTTTGGACGAGGGAGTGGGGCGCGTCCTGGCCGCCGTGGAGGCCTCCGGGCAGTTGGAAAGCACCCTCGTCGTCTTCGCCGCCGACCAAGGCTACGGCCTTGGCGAGCACGGCTTCAACCACAAGGTGGCACCCTATGATGCGACCGTTGCGTCGCCCCTGATTATCTCTTGGGCCGGCCGGATTCCTGCCGGCAAGGTGTGCCGGCATCCGGTCAACGCGCCTGATCTGATCGATCTGCTTTGCAGCACCGCCGGGGTGGGGATACCTTGGAAGACTCATGGCCGCGACATCCGCCCGTTGCTGGAGAACCCGGAGACTACGACCTGGAACTCCCCGATGCTGATGACCAACACCGGAGACAGCTACGGCGCGGAGACTGACGTGATCCCGACCGATCGCCGTCTCACTCGCATCGCAAACATCCCGTGGTATGTTCTGCTGCGCGACGGTCGGTACAAATATGTCCGCTACCTGATCGCCGATGAAATGGAGGAGATCTACGACCTGGAGACCGATCCCGAGGAGTTGACCAACCTCGCCGTGCTGCCGGAACACCAGGCGCTCCTGCTCAAACTCCGCAACAGGGCGATCGCCGAGCTACGGCGGACCGAGGCGAAATTCGTCGACCACCTGCCGCCCACTCTGGCGGAAACATCGGATAGCACGGGCCCATTGCCCGATTGA
- a CDS encoding sigma-70 family RNA polymerase sigma factor: MDACTHLSVLPACEVNRWFASDVHPHEPALRAYLRGRFPSLTDVDDVIQEAYLRIIRVRAHGGIRSPKSMLFVIARNLAVDVFRRKYAMPTDDLVNIERIPDLIEEHGATGGDIHDQELELLEEAVLALPERCRQVILLKKFKNLSYDEISKLLGISRHTISAHTTTGMMKCRDYLRAHGAHKDCA, from the coding sequence GTGGATGCTTGCACCCATCTGTCTGTTCTTCCCGCCTGCGAGGTAAACCGCTGGTTCGCGAGCGATGTGCACCCACACGAGCCGGCGCTCCGAGCCTACCTGCGCGGTCGTTTTCCCTCTCTGACCGACGTGGATGACGTGATTCAGGAAGCCTACCTTCGCATCATTCGGGTCCGCGCGCACGGCGGAATTCGGTCTCCCAAATCCATGCTGTTCGTCATTGCCCGGAATCTGGCCGTGGATGTTTTTCGACGGAAATACGCCATGCCGACGGATGATCTAGTGAATATCGAGCGAATTCCCGACTTGATTGAGGAACACGGCGCCACGGGCGGCGACATTCATGATCAGGAGCTCGAGCTGCTTGAAGAGGCGGTTCTGGCACTCCCGGAGCGGTGCCGACAGGTGATTTTGCTCAAGAAATTCAAGAACCTTTCCTATGACGAGATTTCGAAACTGCTCGGGATCTCGCGACACACCATCAGCGCCCACACCACGACCGGCATGATGAAATGCCGCGATTACCTCCGGGCCCATGGGGCGCACAAGGATTGCGCATGA